One Ferroacidibacillus organovorans genomic window, TTGGCTTAAGAATCACAATCCCTGTCTCATCACTTGAAAGATTCACATTCGGCGCATTGACCATGTTCGTTTGCGGCTCAGGGCAAATGTATTCGCCACGTCCGAAATTGTTAAAGACCATCCAGTAGCGATACTGCGTGTCCACTTCAAACACCAGGCGCACGCCAAGCCGCGTGTCTGTCAGCGTAGCGTAGTTTCTCCCATCCTGAGGCAGCGCTTTGTAGTGGTGATCAAGCGCCGCATAAAATGGCTGCACACCGCTTGTTTGAAGTCGCTCTTCCTCAGGTGTAAGCGGCTGAAGTCGACCTGTCGGAAGCATGCGCGGCGATAGCTCAAAATGATCTCCGATCGTCGCCTTGATTCGGTAATCATCGACGTGACTGTCCTTGGCAAACGGAATGCGCAGTGCCGTGTGAAACCCGAGCATGAGCGGCATCGCCGCAGTTCCGCAGTTTTCCACCCGCACATCTTGCTGTAGACCCGCTCTTGTCAGCGTATAGCGAAGAGCGATTGTAAATTCGTGAGGGAAGTAGCGATGCGCGGCATGCTTCTCATCCACGCGCTGCGTCAGCTCGACATAGGCCGCATCTTCCGATTCACCCGTTTCCGATACACTCCACGGTACGTCCTTTAAGAATCCGTGGATGTGATTGTGCGTTTTTGTCTCCGTGACAGGAAAGTGGTACGCGTGGCCGTTCACGGTGAATGCGCCATCTTCGTATCGATTGGGCGGAAACAATACGGGAAAACCATAGAGAAGCGGTTTCTCAACGATTGCGGCGAGGCTTTCAGGCTTGCGCAAAAAGCTCAACTGGCGTTCTTCATCTTCAAAAGAAACGAGGTTGCCACCCTGCGCTGGCAACACCATCGCAGAATACGGTCCCGCCTTCAGCGTAATCGCATTTGCCCCGTCAAAAAGATGCCGCTTCACATTTGCCTGCACGTCGACCCTCTCCATCCCGCCATGTCGTTGTAACCCCATCAGGTATTGATGCACTATGCCATCCGAACCGCGAAACTCCGCCCGCCTCACGGACGGACTGGGGAATCCTCATCCTCATACCCGTTCGGATGCGCCTGATGCCACGTCCAGGCACTCGCTACCATGGAAGAAAGGTCCGTATACTTCGGCTGCCACCCGAGCATCTCCCGCGCCTGCTGTGAAGACGCGACAAGCGCTGCCGGATCGCCCGCGCGACGCGCCACCTTAACAGCGGGGATCGGATGCCCCGTCACCTTGCGCGCCACCTCAATGACTTCATTTACGGAAAAGCCCTGCGCATTGCCGAGATTAAAAGACTCCGCCCCGCCTTTGCGACTGCGCAAACGCAAAACGGCGAGTCGGTGAGCGCTCGCCAAATCCGACACGTGAACGTAGTCGCGGATGCACGTCCCATCCGGCGTAGGATAGTCATCGCCAAACACGGACACTGCCTCTCGCTGACCGAGTGCGACCTGCAGCACGAGCGGGATGAGATGTGACTCTGGGCGATGGTCCTCGCCGATCGGAAGTGTCGCGTGAGCACCCGCCGCATTGAAATAGCGCAGGCGGATAGACTTTAGTCCGTACGCCTGATAGCACCAGTCCAGCATCTTTTCAATCGCCAGTTTCGTCTCGCCGTAGGGATTTGTGGGCTCCTTCTTGGCAGACTCCTCAATCGGCATCCCCTCAGGCTCTCCGTACACGGCGGCGGTCGATGAGAATACGATCCGCGAAACGCCCGCCTCCACCATGGCACAGAGCAGCTTGGCCGTCGCGGCAACGTTGTTTTCGTAGTATTTCAGCGGATTTTTTACACTCTCACCAACGAGCGAATAGGCGGCAAAATGAACGACGGTATCCACGCTGTGCTTTTTTAGCACCGCAATCATCTGCTCCGAATCGCGCAGGTCCATCGCATAAAACGGCGTGTCAAGCACCGCGCCCCTGTGCCCTGTGGAGAGATTGTCAACCACCACCACCTCTTCCCCGTGTTCCTTGAGTTCCGCCACCGTGTGACTGCCAATGTACCCGGCCCCGCCCGTCACTAAAATCGCCATTTTAAAGTCCTCCACCCCATCTTTTATCTACCGCCGCACGAACGTCACGCTCCATCTCACGCGTGACCTCTTTGACCCCATCGCCGAGATCCGTGATATAAAACGACGGCTCGTAACCGATGATCTTTGTGTACTCTGCTCGCACTTCCACGATAAACGCCTCCACGCAGTCAGCCTGCACAAGATTCACGGTGCATCCACCAAACCCCGCGCCTGTCATGCGCGCACCTATACAGCCCGGCGCGCGCCACGCGACCTCAGCCAACGTGTCAAGCTCAAACCCGGTCACCTCATAATCATCCCGCAAAGAAACGTGCGACGCATTCATCATCTGGCCAAACAAGGCGATCTCGTTGCGACGCAAAACGTCCACCGCCTGCTTTGCCCGCTGGTTCTCCGTCACCACGTGACGGGCGCGCTTGCGCAAAACCTCGCTTTGAAGTGTCGCCTCGATCGTGGCAA contains:
- a CDS encoding aldose 1-epimerase, with translation MQANVKRHLFDGANAITLKAGPYSAMVLPAQGGNLVSFEDEERQLSFLRKPESLAAIVEKPLLYGFPVLFPPNRYEDGAFTVNGHAYHFPVTETKTHNHIHGFLKDVPWSVSETGESEDAAYVELTQRVDEKHAAHRYFPHEFTIALRYTLTRAGLQQDVRVENCGTAAMPLMLGFHTALRIPFAKDSHVDDYRIKATIGDHFELSPRMLPTGRLQPLTPEEERLQTSGVQPFYAALDHHYKALPQDGRNYATLTDTRLGVRLVFEVDTQYRYWMVFNNFGRGEYICPEPQTNMVNAPNVNLSSDETGIVILKPNDVWTAVSRLYVEEA
- the galE gene encoding UDP-glucose 4-epimerase GalE, with the protein product MAILVTGGAGYIGSHTVAELKEHGEEVVVVDNLSTGHRGAVLDTPFYAMDLRDSEQMIAVLKKHSVDTVVHFAAYSLVGESVKNPLKYYENNVAATAKLLCAMVEAGVSRIVFSSTAAVYGEPEGMPIEESAKKEPTNPYGETKLAIEKMLDWCYQAYGLKSIRLRYFNAAGAHATLPIGEDHRPESHLIPLVLQVALGQREAVSVFGDDYPTPDGTCIRDYVHVSDLASAHRLAVLRLRSRKGGAESFNLGNAQGFSVNEVIEVARKVTGHPIPAVKVARRAGDPAALVASSQQAREMLGWQPKYTDLSSMVASAWTWHQAHPNGYEDEDSPVRP